The Paenibacillus swuensis genome contains the following window.
ATACTTGGCGCATGAACCCGCCAGTCCGGCAAGCGAAGGCATTCTCGTTCATAAGGATTCCGCCATTGCTACAGTCGCCGATCTGAAAGGGAAGAAGGTTGCGCTGAATAAAGGTTCGAACGTTCATTACCTTCTGGTGAAGCAGTTGGAGAAGGCCGGCGTGGCTTACAAAGACATTCAAGTCGAGTTTCTGCCGCCCGCGGATGCCCGCGCGGCATTCGAGAAGGGCAGCGTGGATGCCTGGATCATTTGGGATCCGTTCCTGGCCGCGGCACAGACTGCGACAGGCGCCAAGATTCTGGCGGATGGCAAAGACGTGGTGAATAATCATGAATTTTACCTGGCGGAAAGATCGTTCGCGGAGAAATATCCGGATGTGATTGACGCGCTTCTGGAGGAAGCCGACAAGATTGATACCTGGTCCAAAGACCATCCTAAAGAATTGGCGGAGAAGTTAGCTCCCATTCTGGGTATTGACGTAGCTTCGTTGGAGCTGGCTGCCGGACGCAGACAGTACGGGGTACAGCCTATTGACGCCGAGTTGATCCAAGCCCAGCAACAGATTGCCGATACCTTCCGCTCCCTGGAACTAATTCCTAAAGATATTAAAGTTGAAGACGCAGTTCTTAAGGAGGAATAGTCTATGAATATATTCTGGTTTATTCCGACACACGGAGACGGCCGCTATTTGGGAACCGCTATTGGGGCGCGCGCCGTGGACGCGGTTTATAT
Protein-coding sequences here:
- a CDS encoding sulfonate ABC transporter substrate-binding protein, encoding MKLRKGIMLLVSVVLLSGILSGCNTNTNVETANNKVNNQTEANGEKASKTKDITVRIGYQKYGTINILKADGALDKRLEESNIKIEWTEFPGGPQLLEALNVGSLDIGHTGEAPPIFAQAAGAPLVYLAHEPASPASEGILVHKDSAIATVADLKGKKVALNKGSNVHYLLVKQLEKAGVAYKDIQVEFLPPADARAAFEKGSVDAWIIWDPFLAAAQTATGAKILADGKDVVNNHEFYLAERSFAEKYPDVIDALLEEADKIDTWSKDHPKELAEKLAPILGIDVASLELAAGRRQYGVQPIDAELIQAQQQIADTFRSLELIPKDIKVEDAVLKEE